In Nicotiana tabacum cultivar K326 chromosome 21, ASM71507v2, whole genome shotgun sequence, one DNA window encodes the following:
- the LOC107775242 gene encoding E3 ubiquitin-protein ligase ATL42-like, which translates to MYHSTMLVLAILQFLFLNIINKANGYTFQEMPSSQNAAANNFQPSIAVVIGVLSLMFCLTFLLLLYAKFCRRSPPPVHVTQIQDGLILPVTRSSSGIDKTIIESLPFFRFSLLKGSKDGLECAVCLSRFEDVEILRLLPKCKHAFHINCIDQWLEKHSSCPLCRHKVSAEDHSLLTYSNSFRFLRNQSELREDSNLELYVQREENGMNRSSRFSIGSISFKKSEKGVKEEELPIQENNIFDQTEEQDRVLLHKFNHRIVVSDVVLKHRWSNVSSSDLMFLNTEMINDMTSNRFSSSESRTNLESTSKVLRQNEKRAMSEILVCPRFENQFNTRNCNRENCGRSNNVKEERRKKIWLPIARRTVQWFANRERIRYVAWGSDAAKFPPMAEMFSRFPSPLWGPDPYE; encoded by the coding sequence ATGTATCATTCAACTATGCTCGTTCTAGCAATCCTTCAATTCCTATTCTTAAACATTATTAATAAAGCCAATGGCTATACATTTCAAGAAATGCCATCTTCACAAAATGCAGCAGCTAACAATTTCCAGCCAAGTATTGCTGTTGTTATTGGTGTCCTCTCCCTTATGTTTTGCTTAACatttctcctcctcctctacGCCAAATTCTGTCGTAGATCGCCTCCTCCTGTCCACGTTACGCAGATTCAAGATGGACTAATTCTACCAGTAACAAGAAGTTCCTCAGGTATAGATAAAACTATAATCGAATCACTTCCTTTCTTTAGATTCTCATTGCTCAAAGGTTCAAAAGATGGTCTTGAATGTGCTGTTTGTTTATCAAGATTCGAAGATGTAGAAATTCTTCGATTGTTACCAAAATGTAAACATGCTTTTCACATTAACTGTATTGATCAATGGCTTGAAAAACATTCAAGTTGTCCTCTTTGTAGGCATAAAGTAAGTGCTGAAGATCATTCATTGTTAACATATTCAAATAGTTTTAGATTTTTAAGGAATCAATCTGAGCTGAGAGAAGATTCCAACTTGGAACTTTATGtacaaagagaggaaaatggTATGAATAGATCATCAAGATTCAGTATTGGGAGTATCAGTTTCAAGAAATCCGAAAAGGGTGTCAAAGAAGAAGAATTGccaattcaagaaaataatatttttgatcAAACAGAAGAACAAGACAGAGTATTACTACATAAGTTCAATCATAGGATTGTTGTTTCTGATGTTGTCTTAAAACATCGATGGAGCAACGTTAGTTCTTCGGATTTGATGTTTTTGAATACTGAAATGATAAATGATATGACAAGCAACAGATTTTCATCTTCAGAATCAAGAACCAATTTAGAAAGTACATCAAAAGTGTTAAGGCAAAATGAGAAAAGAGCGATGTCAGAAATTTTAGTTTGTCCAAGATTTGAAaatcaattcaatactaggaattGTAATAGAGAGAATTGTGGTAGATCAAATAATGTGAAGGAAGAAAGGAGGAAAAAGATTTGGCTTCCAATTGCAAGAAGAACAGTTCAATGGTTTGCTAATAGGGAAAGAATAAGGTATGTAGCTTGGGGATCAGATGCGGCGAAATTCCCACCAATGGCTGAGATGTTCAGTCGATTCCCTTCCCCTTTGTGGGGTCCCGACCCCTACGAGTGA